In one Phenylobacterium glaciei genomic region, the following are encoded:
- a CDS encoding helix-turn-helix domain-containing protein, giving the protein MALFFDTAWFDAQLAERGLSRRVMAAAAGMSEADLTLVFKDQRELSEAEVAAFAELLGTVPAEIAKQAGVSTPVPGAGPDARISALERRVAALEAELARLKR; this is encoded by the coding sequence ATGGCGCTCTTCTTCGACACCGCCTGGTTCGACGCCCAACTGGCCGAGCGCGGGCTTTCACGGCGCGTGATGGCCGCCGCCGCCGGTATGAGCGAGGCCGACCTGACCCTGGTGTTCAAGGATCAGCGGGAGCTGTCGGAGGCCGAGGTGGCGGCCTTCGCGGAGTTGCTGGGCACCGTCCCGGCGGAGATCGCCAAGCAGGCCGGCGTGTCCACGCCCGTCCCCGGAGCCGGGCCAGACGCGCGGATCTCGGCGCTGGAACGGAGGGTGGCGGCGCTGGAGGCGGAGCTCGCGCGGCTTAAACGCTAG
- the phaR gene encoding polyhydroxyalkanoate synthesis repressor PhaR: MADAQGNTGKSNEDRVVIKKYANRRLYNTASSSYVTLEHLSDMVKQGVHFVVYDAKSNEDITRSVLTQIIVEEEGREGQNLLPIQFLRQLIGFYGNSMQAFLPSYLELSLSTFAEQQERMRTQFSTLGHGAGIGVYDDQIRQNLALFDRAMKMFSPFAYTRTEEPMAAGRAPEPAPAPAADPALDEMKRRMEEMQAQIEKLISKT; encoded by the coding sequence TCATCAAGAAGTACGCGAACCGGCGGCTCTACAACACCGCGTCGAGTTCATACGTGACGCTCGAACACCTGTCCGACATGGTCAAGCAGGGCGTCCACTTCGTGGTCTATGACGCAAAGTCCAACGAGGACATCACCCGATCGGTCCTGACCCAGATCATCGTCGAGGAAGAAGGGCGCGAGGGACAGAACCTCTTGCCCATCCAGTTCCTGCGCCAGCTCATCGGGTTTTACGGCAACTCCATGCAGGCCTTCCTGCCCTCCTATCTGGAGCTGTCCCTGTCGACCTTCGCCGAGCAGCAGGAGCGCATGCGCACCCAGTTCTCGACGCTCGGCCACGGCGCCGGCATCGGCGTCTATGACGACCAGATCCGCCAGAACCTGGCCCTGTTCGACCGAGCCATGAAGATGTTCTCGCCCTTCGCCTACACCCGTACGGAAGAGCCGATGGCGGCGGGCCGCGCGCCGGAGCCCGCGCCGGCGCCGGCCGCCGATCCAGCCCTGGACGAGATGAAGCGGCGGATGGAAGAGATGCAGGCCCAGATCGAGAAGCTGATCTCGAAAACCTGA